Within Kineothrix sp. MB12-C1, the genomic segment CAGGCACGTGCCGGAGAAGGTATGAGAAAGCTGGAGGAGAATAAAAAGAGGCTGGAAGAGGGCATCAAAAAGCTGGAAGGAAATAAAAAGGGACAAGAAGAAAAAAGCCGGAGAAAGAGAGGAACTCAAACTCCGGCATCACCGCACAATGATAAAAAGTAAGAAAAGAGTAGGCGCCCATCTACGGCCTGCGGGGAGACAGAACGATCGAAAAGCCTTTCGGGGTGCCATTGGACGCCGATAAGAGGAACGACATAGTGTACAATGCCTTCAACAACATCATCCTCTGAGGTTTGAATGATACGCAATCCATGGCCCAGATTTCCAAGACCTTGATGATGGGCGCTGTTTACGATACATTGATCACCATAAAGGCGTGATAATATAGAGCCGGGAACACAAGAGGTGGAATGGAATTTATCGCCATCGTCCCATGCGTGAATAGGGGCCTGCGGTAAATCTTGAATGACGGTTCCTTGGAAGTAGACATTGATAATCTGCAGCCCTTTGCAGATACCGAGTACCGGACGGCCTTGCCTTACAAAAAGATCCAGAGCTTGAAGTTGTATAATATCCAGTTCGGTATCTATATTTCTTGAGCCTTGATTTTTTTGACCGAAAAAAGCAGGGGTGATATCCCCTCCTCCCGGAAGAACTAAAGCATCGTATCCTAGAAGCGGCCCCAAATCCATAATAGTTTGTGATGTAATCCCCATATCTGTCAGAGCCTTTTCGTAATTAACCGTATCTTTTACCCGACCTACTATAGCAACCCTTAAATCATGGCGATAAGGCAGTAAATTACTTTGAGTCATATCTTATCCTTTTGGATGTTATATCCCTTTTATTCTTTTTAATGTATGTTTGCCGGGGGAAAAGTATACGAAATTCCTAAGGAGGAATATTGAGAAATGTAAACACTTGCCCGAAGGGCTTTTATTCTATAGGCGCAGTGCCTTTACACTTTAGTGTAGGAAGATCTTTCCTA encodes:
- a CDS encoding gamma-glutamyl-gamma-aminobutyrate hydrolase family protein; this encodes MTQSNLLPYRHDLRVAIVGRVKDTVNYEKALTDMGITSQTIMDLGPLLGYDALVLPGGGDITPAFFGQKNQGSRNIDTELDIIQLQALDLFVRQGRPVLGICKGLQIINVYFQGTVIQDLPQAPIHAWDDGDKFHSTSCVPGSILSRLYGDQCIVNSAHHQGLGNLGHGLRIIQTSEDDVVEGIVHYVVPLIGVQWHPERLFDRSVSPQAVDGRLLFSYFLSLCGDAGV